The following proteins are co-located in the Legionella busanensis genome:
- a CDS encoding LysR family transcriptional regulator, with amino-acid sequence MRILVPNYNQIAHYICIISNLRFIISILLEGHGKLKVNLLTRDKVNTFGLIQTFCRVAQSCNFTLAAKALNISAAAVSKQISLLEKELGAALFARTTRKVTLTALGEMYYQEVQGVLISLERATNMVAKFKTEPLGLVRVKSARFFAEQIIIPRMVGFKEKYPNIILDLQIAEQVPHLPAEDLDVVFGMSMPVASNSIQKKIGTTRYVFCAAKSYLKQAAELRKPSDLTKHAYITHSMRVPNDSWTFANGETIFLKPSLFLNDATAMVDCACQGLGVIALHAYQVKNALEKGDLVEVLTDYPMPTIPVFIFYHPARFMQPKVKVWVEAMIKDISF; translated from the coding sequence GTGCGCATATTAGTTCCTAATTACAATCAAATTGCTCATTATATATGTATTATTTCTAATTTGCGATTTATCATTTCTATTCTTCTTGAAGGACACGGTAAACTAAAAGTGAACCTATTAACTAGAGACAAAGTGAATACATTTGGTTTGATTCAAACATTTTGTAGAGTTGCGCAATCTTGCAATTTTACCTTAGCGGCTAAAGCTTTAAATATTTCAGCTGCTGCTGTAAGTAAACAAATTTCTTTACTAGAGAAAGAATTAGGTGCTGCTTTGTTTGCAAGAACTACTCGGAAAGTCACACTAACTGCCTTAGGTGAAATGTATTATCAAGAGGTACAAGGCGTATTAATTTCACTTGAGCGAGCAACGAATATGGTTGCTAAATTTAAAACAGAGCCTTTAGGATTAGTCCGGGTTAAAAGTGCTCGTTTTTTTGCTGAGCAAATAATAATACCACGAATGGTAGGTTTTAAAGAAAAGTATCCCAACATTATTCTTGATTTACAAATTGCTGAGCAAGTACCTCATTTACCTGCAGAAGATTTAGATGTTGTATTTGGTATGTCCATGCCAGTTGCTTCAAATTCCATCCAAAAAAAAATTGGCACTACTCGTTATGTTTTTTGTGCAGCAAAAAGTTACCTTAAACAAGCAGCAGAACTCAGAAAACCCTCTGATTTAACCAAACATGCTTACATCACCCATAGCATGCGAGTCCCAAATGACTCTTGGACCTTTGCTAATGGTGAGACTATCTTTTTAAAACCGAGTTTATTTTTAAATGACGCAACAGCTATGGTTGATTGTGCGTGTCAAGGGCTAGGTGTCATTGCCCTACATGCTTATCAGGTTAAAAACGCATTAGAAAAAGGGGATTTAGTAGAAGTATTAACGGATTATCCAATGCCAACCATCCCTGTATTTATTTTTTATCACCCAGCACGATTTATGCAACCAAAAGTTAAGGTTTGGGTTGAAGCTATGATTAAAGATATATCTTTTTAA
- a CDS encoding proline--tRNA ligase yields the protein MRTSQWFLATLRETPSDAEIVSHQLMLRAGMIRKLGSGLYTWLPLGLKVLQKVEQIVREEMNRANAIEVLMPAIQPAELWQETGRWDTFGGQLLTMKDNSDRDYCFGPTHEEVITDLMRNELRSYKQLPINLYQIQTKFRDEIRPRFGVMRAREFIMKDSYSFHLTSESLQETYDAMYATYCRIFDRLGLKYRAVEADTGAIGGSASHEFQVLADSGEDIIFYSDGSNYAANIEQATSLAPPPTTTPPAQEIELVDTTGKKTIKDVSDYLNVTPEQTVKTLIVEGTTHPLIALVLRGDDELNEIKASKNPIIKSPLKFADEKIIESTLGAPTGSLGPVNLPIPAIVDYNALALTSFVCGANQANKHFINAAWNRDASYQVAYDLRQVKEGDPSPDGQGKLHACRGIEVGHVFQLGDKYAKAMNAAVLNEAGELQTLSMGCYGLGISRVVAAAIEQHHDARGIIWPEPLAPFQVVLIPINGHRSPAVAEMTEKLYQELISLGIETLLDDRNERPGVLFADCDLIGIPHRLVISERHLQQQAVEYKARNKEDIEMISLDNLSNFFKKLLLNKK from the coding sequence ATGCGCACATCTCAATGGTTTTTAGCTACGCTACGAGAAACGCCCAGTGACGCTGAAATTGTATCACATCAGCTTATGCTGCGAGCAGGAATGATTCGCAAGTTAGGATCAGGATTATATACTTGGTTACCGCTTGGTCTCAAAGTTTTACAAAAAGTAGAACAAATTGTTAGAGAAGAGATGAACCGCGCTAACGCCATAGAAGTGTTAATGCCAGCAATACAGCCTGCTGAATTATGGCAAGAAACAGGTCGCTGGGATACCTTTGGTGGGCAGTTGTTAACCATGAAGGATAACAGCGATAGAGATTACTGTTTTGGGCCTACTCATGAAGAGGTTATCACCGACTTAATGCGTAATGAATTAAGGTCCTATAAGCAACTACCTATTAATCTTTATCAAATTCAAACTAAATTTCGTGATGAAATTCGACCTCGCTTTGGCGTTATGCGTGCTAGAGAATTTATTATGAAAGACTCTTATTCTTTTCATTTAACCTCTGAGTCATTACAAGAAACTTATGATGCAATGTATGCAACTTACTGCCGTATTTTTGATAGACTAGGTTTAAAATATAGAGCTGTAGAAGCAGATACGGGTGCTATTGGCGGTTCAGCCTCACATGAATTTCAAGTCTTAGCTGACTCGGGTGAAGATATTATTTTCTATAGTGATGGTAGTAATTATGCAGCGAATATAGAGCAAGCAACGAGCTTAGCGCCACCGCCTACTACAACGCCACCAGCGCAAGAAATAGAGCTTGTTGATACGACTGGTAAAAAAACAATTAAAGATGTCTCTGACTATTTAAATGTGACACCTGAACAAACTGTCAAAACATTAATTGTAGAAGGCACTACTCATCCTCTAATTGCCTTAGTTTTACGTGGCGATGATGAACTAAATGAAATTAAAGCCAGTAAAAATCCAATTATTAAATCACCCTTAAAATTTGCCGATGAAAAAATTATCGAATCAACATTAGGCGCACCTACTGGCTCTTTAGGGCCTGTTAATCTCCCTATTCCAGCTATTGTTGATTATAACGCGCTTGCACTTACCTCTTTTGTTTGTGGTGCAAATCAAGCTAATAAGCATTTTATTAATGCAGCTTGGAATCGCGATGCTTCTTATCAAGTTGCCTATGACTTAAGGCAGGTTAAAGAGGGTGATCCTAGCCCCGATGGTCAAGGTAAATTACATGCTTGCCGTGGTATCGAGGTAGGCCATGTTTTTCAATTAGGTGATAAGTATGCTAAAGCCATGAATGCTGCAGTGCTTAACGAAGCAGGTGAATTACAAACATTATCGATGGGCTGTTACGGGCTGGGTATTAGCCGTGTGGTTGCCGCTGCAATTGAGCAACATCATGACGCGCGTGGCATCATTTGGCCAGAACCACTTGCTCCTTTTCAAGTAGTACTTATTCCTATTAATGGTCATCGCTCACCTGCTGTAGCAGAAATGACTGAAAAACTCTATCAGGAGTTGATAAGTTTGGGCATTGAAACACTATTAGATGATCGTAATGAGCGGCCAGGCGTTTTATTTGCTGACTGTGATCTAATTGGTATACCCCATCGCCTTGTTATAAGTGAACGTCATTTACAACAGCAAGCTGTTGAGTATAAAGCACGAAATAAAGAAGATATCGAAATGATAAGTCTAGACAACTTATCTAATTTCTTTAAAAAGTTATTACTAAATAAAAAATAA
- a CDS encoding ABC transporter ATP-binding protein produces the protein MDKLANVAELTVAFETDQGIIITVDEINFALMPGETLALLGESGSGKSLTALAMMRLLPNNAAYSDKSTITIAKQDILSLPERQMRHLRGQGVAIIFQEPMTALNPVLPIKEQLAEALLAHQELSANELKQRMIDLLHKVEISEPELRLQQYPHQLSGGQKQRIVIAMALANNPKILIADEPTTALDVVIQTQILTLLKKLQQETNMSILLITHDLSVVKAMADKVCVMYAGQIVEEATVTEFFKCVKHPYSQQLLASLPHYQKRNQFLSSIAGSVPTMEELPSGCRFHPRCAHVFSPCAHQMPILQPVNNQLVRCHLYPETQELPPLPEGNEEKFLDKSNQELLLEVKNLKVYYHVGKGFLPQQKKLIKAVDDLSFKLYKGKTLALVGESGCGKTTVSRALLHLLPITNGEVNYRGQSVSYLRSSALKNYRKKVQIIFQDPYASMNPRLTVNEILAEGMVAQGLKSDAIKRRQLQLLDYVNLPQTSLERYPHQFSGGQRQRICIARALAIEPEVLVCDEPTSALDVSVQAQLLNLLKRLQAELGIAYLFITHNMGVVSYFADDLMVMKAGKIIEQGPCEEVFAKPKHDYTRQLLDSVLVLN, from the coding sequence ATGGACAAACTAGCTAATGTTGCAGAGCTTACAGTAGCTTTTGAAACCGACCAAGGCATTATTATAACAGTTGACGAGATCAACTTTGCTTTAATGCCTGGTGAAACGCTAGCATTGTTAGGCGAATCAGGCTCTGGTAAATCGTTAACTGCATTAGCGATGATGCGTCTTCTACCTAATAATGCTGCGTATAGTGATAAGAGCACAATTACTATTGCCAAACAAGATATACTGTCTCTTCCAGAACGGCAGATGCGCCACTTGCGTGGGCAAGGTGTTGCTATCATCTTTCAAGAGCCCATGACTGCTTTAAATCCTGTTTTGCCTATTAAAGAGCAATTAGCAGAAGCTTTACTAGCACATCAAGAACTTTCTGCTAATGAACTTAAGCAGCGAATGATTGACTTACTACATAAAGTAGAAATATCTGAACCAGAACTACGTTTACAACAATATCCTCATCAACTTTCTGGTGGACAAAAGCAAAGAATTGTTATTGCTATGGCTTTAGCGAATAATCCAAAAATACTTATCGCTGATGAACCTACCACTGCATTAGATGTCGTTATACAGACGCAAATTTTAACATTGCTGAAAAAATTGCAGCAGGAAACTAATATGAGTATTTTACTCATTACCCATGATTTATCTGTTGTTAAAGCGATGGCAGATAAGGTATGTGTTATGTATGCTGGGCAAATTGTTGAAGAGGCAACAGTTACTGAATTTTTTAAGTGCGTCAAGCATCCTTATTCACAACAACTTTTGGCTTCTTTACCACATTATCAGAAAAGAAATCAGTTTTTATCAAGTATTGCAGGTAGTGTGCCAACTATGGAAGAGTTACCGTCAGGGTGTCGTTTCCATCCTCGCTGTGCACATGTATTTTCACCCTGTGCTCATCAAATGCCAATATTACAACCTGTTAATAATCAATTAGTGCGCTGTCATCTTTATCCAGAGACACAAGAGTTACCTCCTTTGCCAGAAGGTAATGAGGAAAAATTTTTAGACAAAAGTAATCAAGAATTATTACTTGAAGTAAAAAACCTTAAAGTCTATTACCATGTAGGTAAAGGGTTTTTGCCACAACAAAAAAAATTAATTAAGGCAGTCGATGATTTATCATTTAAGTTATATAAAGGTAAAACCCTTGCTTTAGTTGGTGAGTCAGGTTGTGGTAAAACGACCGTTAGTCGAGCATTACTTCATTTATTACCTATTACCAATGGTGAGGTTAATTATCGTGGTCAATCAGTGTCATATTTGCGAAGCAGTGCTTTAAAGAATTATCGCAAAAAGGTACAAATTATTTTCCAAGATCCTTATGCCTCAATGAATCCCCGTTTAACAGTAAACGAAATTTTGGCAGAAGGAATGGTGGCACAAGGTTTAAAAAGCGATGCTATTAAACGTAGACAATTACAATTGTTAGATTACGTTAATTTACCGCAAACTAGTCTTGAGCGTTATCCACATCAATTTTCTGGTGGGCAGCGGCAGCGTATTTGTATTGCGCGCGCATTAGCTATCGAACCTGAAGTTTTAGTTTGTGATGAGCCTACAAGTGCACTTGATGTATCAGTACAAGCACAATTGTTAAACTTATTAAAACGGCTACAAGCAGAGTTAGGAATAGCTTACTTATTTATTACTCACAATATGGGTGTTGTGTCTTATTTTGCTGATGATTTGATGGTTATGAAAGCAGGAAAAATTATTGAGCAAGGACCTTGTGAGGAAGTCTTTGCTAAGCCAAAACATGATTATACTCGGCAATTATTAGATAGCGTCTTAGTATTAAATTAA
- a CDS encoding LysR substrate-binding domain-containing protein, translating to MNLRDLHYFVVLARVKHFGEAAKLCYVSQPTLSMQIKKLEEELNLILFERNNKQVMLTEQGQILVKYAQAILQQVAEMKELAQVSSDPLSGEIRLGVIPTLAPYLLPLVMPNIQKKFPKLRIWLVEEKTDVLTTMLSQGQLDAALMATPVQSDLVQHNLFDEPFYFICSALSPLYQRSSIQLEELKGQAVLLLAEGHCLREQAMALCQTAQAETKIDFTATSLETLRLMVQAGAGVTLIPALATQMQTASHHSLSIIPFAKPAPVRTVALYWRSTSIKVICLQKLATLITKTAKSHLEQIENKFRLN from the coding sequence ATGAACTTACGTGATCTACACTATTTCGTCGTTTTAGCGAGGGTAAAGCATTTTGGCGAGGCTGCTAAATTGTGTTATGTCAGTCAGCCAACCCTTAGCATGCAGATTAAAAAATTAGAAGAAGAGTTAAATTTAATTTTATTTGAACGCAACAATAAGCAAGTGATGCTAACAGAACAAGGGCAAATCCTTGTCAAGTATGCGCAAGCGATTTTACAGCAAGTTGCAGAAATGAAAGAATTAGCTCAAGTGAGCTCTGATCCCCTTTCTGGTGAAATTCGCTTAGGTGTAATACCAACTTTAGCGCCTTATCTATTGCCTTTAGTCATGCCTAATATTCAAAAAAAATTTCCTAAACTGCGTATTTGGTTGGTTGAAGAAAAAACGGACGTATTAACAACGATGCTTAGCCAGGGGCAATTAGATGCGGCGCTAATGGCAACACCTGTGCAAAGTGATTTAGTACAACATAATTTGTTTGATGAGCCTTTTTATTTTATCTGCTCTGCTCTATCACCGCTGTATCAACGTTCATCAATTCAGTTAGAAGAGTTAAAAGGGCAGGCCGTTCTTTTACTAGCCGAGGGTCATTGTTTAAGGGAGCAGGCAATGGCGTTATGTCAAACAGCTCAAGCAGAAACAAAAATAGATTTTACAGCAACGAGCTTAGAAACGTTACGACTTATGGTCCAGGCAGGCGCTGGTGTTACATTAATACCAGCCTTAGCAACGCAGATGCAAACAGCATCTCATCATTCTTTATCGATTATTCCTTTTGCCAAACCTGCGCCTGTGCGTACTGTCGCCTTATATTGGCGTTCTACGTCAATAAAAGTTATTTGCCTGCAAAAGCTAGCAACATTAATCACGAAAACAGCCAAAAGTCATTTAGAGCAGATAGAAAATAAATTTAGGTTAAATTAA
- the lpxK gene encoding tetraacyldisaccharide 4'-kinase, whose translation MQRSLENFWYSQHPGRWLLWPLSYCYQKIADWRRAYLQSFKQQHSSVPVIVVGNLTVGGVGKTPLVIALTRALKDKGLKVGVVSRGYHATIKKFPYKVQPTDEASLVGDEPLLIAKKTGCPVVIAPKRSEAVSYLTKHYQSQIIISDDGLQHYKMARHMEIVVIDGTRGFGNGLCLPAGPLREHPKRLNKTDFLIVNEGSWADAYQMSMQPGQLINLVTGKVVDAAELNGSIAAVAAIGNPQRFYNTLANMGIKFTCYPFPDHHKFTKEELNSLNHIVIMTEKDAVKCQPFATNNWYFLPVEAKLSDAFWDAFWSHDQVKRLLPT comes from the coding sequence ATGCAACGTAGTTTAGAGAATTTCTGGTATAGCCAGCATCCAGGACGCTGGCTGCTCTGGCCTTTATCTTACTGTTATCAGAAGATAGCAGATTGGCGGCGAGCCTATCTACAATCCTTTAAACAACAGCATTCTTCAGTTCCTGTTATTGTCGTAGGTAATTTAACAGTAGGTGGTGTGGGTAAAACACCGTTAGTTATTGCCTTAACTAGGGCCTTAAAAGATAAAGGCTTAAAAGTAGGTGTCGTTAGTCGGGGCTATCATGCAACAATAAAAAAATTTCCTTATAAAGTACAACCTACGGACGAAGCTAGTTTAGTGGGTGATGAGCCTTTGCTTATAGCCAAAAAGACAGGCTGCCCTGTCGTGATAGCGCCTAAACGTAGTGAGGCGGTAAGTTATTTAACTAAGCATTATCAAAGTCAAATTATTATTAGTGATGATGGATTGCAGCATTACAAAATGGCACGTCATATGGAAATCGTAGTTATTGATGGAACACGTGGTTTTGGTAATGGTTTATGTTTACCTGCAGGTCCATTACGCGAACATCCCAAACGTTTAAATAAAACTGATTTTTTAATTGTTAATGAAGGCAGCTGGGCTGATGCTTATCAGATGAGCATGCAGCCTGGGCAGTTAATTAATTTAGTAACAGGTAAAGTTGTTGACGCTGCAGAATTGAACGGTTCAATTGCTGCAGTAGCTGCAATTGGAAATCCACAACGATTTTATAACACACTTGCTAACATGGGTATAAAGTTTACGTGCTATCCTTTTCCAGATCATCATAAGTTTACTAAAGAAGAGTTAAATAGTTTAAATCATATTGTCATTATGACAGAAAAAGATGCAGTAAAGTGTCAGCCATTTGCAACTAATAATTGGTACTTTTTACCAGTGGAGGCTAAATTAAGTGATGCTTTTTGGGATGCTTTCTGGTCACATGACCAAGTTAAAAGGTTATTGCCAACATGA
- the msbA gene encoding lipid A export permease/ATP-binding protein MsbA produces MTQRLSSKTRFLYWRLLRYVKPFWLILLLGIFANIIYSLIDATFTYMMRPFLDKSFINIDLEFVKKIPFIVLIGITFRGLVSFLGSYCMTWVARSVVKILRQQVFAHIIKLPSSYYDQATSGQLLSKILYDVEQVAQVSADALTDFVQNTCLVIGLLTVMMIISWQLSLMFLLTIPFIGILVNFTNKRVRRISHKVQKTMGEVTEIAAEAIEGYRVVRIFGGENYEIQKFNQATETSRINDMKVAISKGINVTGVQFIIALGIALIIFASIKLTTVMPITAGSFLAIIAAMLQLIKPIKTLTTLNATIQKGMAGAESVFTLLDSPIEENKGKQLDKPIKAAIEFKNVTYAYREGLPILHNVSFSIKPGEIVALVGHSGSGKTTLASLLPRFYELHEGQILLDNIPVSEISLTSLRQQIALVSQHVTLFNDTLANNIAYGRFDVSRAEIIVAAKLAYADEFIARLPEGYDTKIGENGILLSGGQRQRIAIARAILKDAPILILDEATSALDSESEHYIQSALQEVMHNRTTLVIAHRLSTIKNAHTIVVMNQGRIVEQGRHQQLIARNGHYAQLYRTQSLLTEIKKESVVDAT; encoded by the coding sequence ATGACTCAAAGATTATCGAGTAAAACACGTTTTCTTTATTGGCGGTTGCTTCGTTATGTTAAACCTTTTTGGTTGATTTTACTGTTAGGAATTTTTGCCAATATTATCTATTCTTTAATTGACGCTACATTTACCTATATGATGCGGCCTTTTTTAGATAAAAGTTTTATAAATATAGATTTAGAATTTGTTAAAAAAATTCCCTTTATTGTTTTAATAGGAATCACCTTTCGTGGCTTAGTAAGCTTTTTAGGTAGCTATTGTATGACCTGGGTCGCTCGATCCGTTGTTAAAATATTAAGACAGCAGGTTTTTGCTCATATCATTAAATTACCGTCTAGTTATTATGATCAAGCAACTTCAGGCCAATTATTATCTAAAATTCTTTATGATGTTGAGCAAGTAGCGCAGGTGAGTGCCGATGCATTAACTGATTTTGTTCAAAATACATGCCTAGTAATTGGTCTATTAACAGTCATGATGATCATCAGTTGGCAATTATCACTAATGTTTCTATTAACCATTCCTTTTATAGGGATATTAGTTAATTTTACTAATAAAAGGGTAAGACGTATTAGCCATAAAGTACAAAAAACAATGGGTGAAGTTACTGAAATTGCTGCTGAAGCGATCGAAGGATACCGAGTTGTTCGTATTTTTGGTGGCGAAAATTATGAAATTCAAAAATTTAATCAGGCAACGGAGACCTCAAGAATTAATGATATGAAGGTTGCCATAAGTAAAGGCATCAATGTAACTGGTGTACAATTTATTATTGCTTTAGGTATTGCCTTGATTATTTTTGCCTCGATTAAGTTAACGACTGTGATGCCAATTACAGCAGGTTCTTTTTTAGCTATTATTGCTGCTATGTTACAGTTGATTAAACCTATTAAAACACTTACTACGCTAAATGCTACAATCCAGAAAGGAATGGCTGGTGCCGAAAGTGTATTTACTTTACTTGATAGTCCTATCGAAGAGAATAAGGGTAAACAACTTGATAAACCTATAAAAGCGGCTATTGAGTTTAAAAATGTTACTTATGCATATCGAGAAGGATTACCCATTTTACACAATGTTAGTTTCTCTATAAAGCCAGGTGAGATAGTAGCTTTAGTGGGGCACTCAGGGAGTGGTAAAACGACACTTGCAAGTTTACTGCCACGTTTTTATGAGTTACATGAAGGTCAAATTCTTTTAGATAATATTCCTGTCAGCGAGATTTCCTTAACTAGCTTAAGGCAGCAGATTGCTTTAGTCAGTCAGCACGTTACCTTATTTAATGATACTTTGGCTAATAACATTGCCTATGGACGTTTTGATGTAAGCCGAGCAGAGATTATAGTGGCTGCTAAGCTTGCTTATGCTGATGAATTTATTGCGCGCTTACCGGAGGGTTATGATACTAAAATTGGTGAAAATGGTATTTTACTTTCAGGCGGGCAAAGACAGCGAATTGCTATTGCGCGTGCCATTTTAAAAGATGCACCTATTTTAATACTGGATGAGGCAACGTCTGCTCTAGATAGTGAATCAGAGCATTATATTCAATCAGCGTTACAAGAAGTCATGCACAATAGAACAACGCTGGTTATTGCACATCGCTTATCGACTATAAAAAATGCACATACAATTGTTGTTATGAATCAAGGACGAATTGTTGAGCAAGGTAGGCACCAACAACTAATTGCGAGAAATGGCCACTACGCTCAGCTTTATCGCACTCAAAGTTTATTAACTGAAATAAAAAAGGAAAGTGTGGTTGATGCAACGTAG
- a CDS encoding glycoside hydrolase family 5 protein: protein MRYLLRGLGSLILLTQSMFASASPPVAVPTIAPQPTTCISSQFVVTGDQYWKTVTLKLTNDCSGPVNFENTTVTFKNTSPLNTSFWGDFAPLPYPDSPLNISSQPQSDGTYLATLNMHFTAYPGTSTSLPVGRSIQIKYGVGADTHIDGTVNVYVGGTPSDTGSLQLRNATTKPSSVTQTYALVHLMMNGQKISEIQLPWNTTVTVPNLAPGAYTISPQAVTDSAGGVYQGSAVPSSVTINANQQATSTITYSLTQQTGRIAINVQSLPSELTGYTTRPVILVRENQSGSSIAQTVAWNTTTTVSQLKAGSVYSFSTDTISYNGYTCTPSFNPASLTAATTAPSTNLTYKCVQVAQDSVTLNVTGAPTTLTSLQVTLTPNNNTAPVTTTISLANGSGSRTVMLTDGVIYTLSSAPVSGYSIKFTPQPLTATPNATVAITLTKQGAGTPIAVNGQLTVCGTKLCNEHGEAIQLKGMSSHGLQWFSQCMTPAALDVLTSGFKSSVIRLALYVQEGGYETNPAQFTQQVSSLIDQLTARGVYVIVDWHILNPGDPNYNLDRAKKFFTDIATVHKDKNNILYEIANEPNGVSWATIRNYANQIIPVIRAIDPNAPIIVGTRGWSSLGVSDGSSYQEIVSNPVNFPNIMYAFHFYAASHRDNYLNALDSASNVLPIFVTEFGTQTFSGDGENDFAMSDRYMQLMATKKISWANWNHSDDFRSGAIWTTGTCSRNIWTDDRLKPAGVYIKNKIQTP, encoded by the coding sequence ATGAGATATCTTTTGCGCGGCTTAGGCTCGCTAATTTTATTAACTCAAAGCATGTTTGCTTCAGCGTCTCCACCTGTAGCAGTTCCAACTATTGCTCCTCAACCGACTACCTGTATAAGTTCACAGTTTGTGGTGACAGGTGATCAATATTGGAAAACTGTGACATTAAAATTAACTAATGATTGCAGTGGGCCTGTTAATTTTGAAAACACAACTGTCACTTTTAAAAATACATCACCTTTAAATACTTCATTTTGGGGTGATTTTGCACCGCTACCTTACCCAGATAGCCCACTGAATATTAGTTCACAGCCCCAATCCGATGGAACTTATTTAGCAACACTTAATATGCATTTTACGGCTTATCCTGGTACAAGCACTAGTTTGCCAGTAGGTCGATCCATTCAGATTAAATATGGTGTAGGTGCAGATACTCATATAGATGGTACAGTTAATGTATATGTAGGTGGAACACCAAGTGATACCGGTAGCTTACAATTAAGAAATGCAACAACAAAGCCAAGTAGTGTTACTCAAACTTATGCGTTAGTTCATCTTATGATGAATGGCCAGAAAATTAGTGAAATCCAGCTACCTTGGAATACAACAGTAACAGTGCCTAATCTAGCACCCGGTGCTTATACAATATCGCCTCAAGCCGTAACTGATAGTGCTGGTGGCGTTTATCAAGGTAGTGCTGTGCCAAGTTCAGTAACTATTAATGCAAATCAGCAAGCAACGTCTACTATTACCTATAGCTTAACTCAGCAGACTGGTAGAATTGCAATTAATGTGCAGAGCCTACCTAGTGAGTTAACAGGCTATACCACTAGACCAGTTATATTAGTTAGAGAGAATCAATCAGGTAGTTCAATAGCTCAGACGGTAGCTTGGAATACAACGACAACTGTAAGTCAACTAAAAGCAGGTAGTGTATATTCATTTTCAACAGATACTATTAGTTATAATGGTTATACGTGTACACCTAGCTTTAATCCAGCAAGCTTAACAGCAGCTACTACAGCGCCTAGCACTAACTTAACTTATAAGTGTGTGCAAGTAGCGCAAGATTCGGTGACCTTAAATGTTACCGGCGCACCAACTACGTTAACTTCATTACAAGTAACGTTAACGCCGAATAACAATACCGCACCAGTAACAACTACAATTAGTCTAGCTAATGGTAGTGGCTCAAGAACGGTAATGTTAACAGATGGTGTGATTTATACTTTATCATCAGCACCTGTGAGTGGTTATTCTATCAAGTTTACGCCACAACCGCTTACAGCAACGCCTAATGCAACTGTTGCCATTACGTTAACTAAACAAGGAGCCGGTACTCCTATTGCCGTAAATGGTCAGTTAACTGTATGTGGCACTAAGTTATGTAATGAACATGGTGAAGCCATTCAGTTAAAAGGGATGAGTTCGCATGGGTTACAATGGTTTAGTCAATGTATGACGCCTGCGGCATTAGATGTCTTAACGAGTGGGTTTAAATCAAGTGTAATTCGTCTTGCTCTCTATGTGCAAGAAGGTGGTTATGAAACTAACCCTGCGCAATTTACGCAACAAGTGAGTAGCTTAATTGATCAATTAACTGCTCGTGGTGTTTATGTTATTGTCGATTGGCATATCTTAAACCCTGGTGATCCTAACTATAATTTAGATCGTGCTAAAAAATTCTTTACAGATATTGCGACTGTGCATAAAGATAAAAACAATATTCTGTATGAGATAGCGAATGAGCCTAATGGCGTAAGTTGGGCAACGATTAGAAATTATGCTAATCAAATAATCCCTGTAATTAGAGCAATTGACCCTAACGCGCCTATTATCGTTGGTACACGTGGATGGAGCTCACTAGGGGTATCTGACGGAAGTAGCTATCAAGAAATTGTAAGCAATCCCGTTAATTTCCCAAATATCATGTATGCTTTCCACTTCTATGCTGCCTCCCATAGGGACAATTATTTAAATGCATTAGATAGTGCTTCTAATGTTTTACCAATTTTTGTTACCGAATTTGGTACGCAAACATTCAGTGGCGATGGCGAAAATGATTTTGCTATGTCCGATAGATATATGCAGCTTATGGCAACTAAAAAAATAAGCTGGGCAAATTGGAATCACTCCGATGACTTCCGATCAGGTGCTATTTGGACAACTGGCACTTGCTCAAGAAATATCTGGACTGATGATCGCTTAAAACCAGCTGGTGTTTATATTAAAAATAAAATTCAAACGCCTTAA